One Nicotiana sylvestris chromosome 12, ASM39365v2, whole genome shotgun sequence genomic window carries:
- the LOC138883201 gene encoding uncharacterized protein, which yields MIEAVASDAVITGFVPIYYGDALVLFDLGSTYMYVSSYFSLYLDMSHDSLAIFYVSTVVGDSILVDRVYRACVVNIRGYEMRIDLLLHNMVDFDVILGMDWLFPYHAILDCHAKTKTLAMPRLSGLEWKVQLVIFLVREFLF from the coding sequence ATGATTGAGGCAGTTGCATCAGATGCAGTAATTACAGGTTTTGTCCCGATCTATTATGGAGATGCTTTAGTTTTATTTGATTTGGGTTCTACTTATATGTATGTGTCATCCTACTTCTCTTTATATTTGGATATGTCTCATGATTCTTTAGCTATTTTTTATGTGTCTACAGTCGTTGGAGATTCTATTCTGGTTGATCGTGTCTATCGTGCTTGTGTGGTGAATATTAGGGGCTATGAGATGAGGATTGATCTTTTGCTTCAtaatatggtggactttgatgtgattttgggtatggattggttatttCCATaccatgctattcttgattgtcacgctaagactaagacattggctatgccgaggTTGTCGGGGTtagaatggaaagttcagttggTCATATTCCTAGTAAGGGAGTTTCTTTTCTAA